In Vagococcus luciliae, one genomic interval encodes:
- a CDS encoding aspartate/glutamate racemase family protein, producing MENFFTVIGGMGTKATELYVKMVNDKTPAEKDQDYLNYVLVNYATIPDRSSYIMDKENNENPLPYLLDVIKTYDKLSPDFFVLTCNTAHYFFDELEKATDKPLLHMPKLAISRVSDAYAKNARVGIIGTEGTIKNKIYDPFIEEAGFNVVHPTKDIQDKVSTLIFDKIKHLDQLDHDLYHEILDDMFNELNCDVIVLGCTELSMMEDAENQMNEHVIDPQNVLAEETVALALQNRK from the coding sequence ATGGAAAATTTCTTTACCGTCATTGGAGGTATGGGAACTAAAGCAACAGAATTATATGTCAAGATGGTGAATGATAAAACACCAGCTGAAAAAGACCAAGATTATTTAAATTATGTTTTAGTTAATTATGCCACTATTCCTGATAGAAGTTCTTATATAATGGATAAAGAAAATAATGAAAATCCATTACCATACTTACTTGATGTGATTAAAACATATGATAAGTTATCGCCAGATTTCTTTGTTTTAACCTGTAATACAGCTCATTATTTTTTTGACGAGTTAGAAAAAGCAACAGACAAACCACTTCTTCATATGCCAAAATTGGCTATTTCAAGAGTCAGTGATGCGTATGCAAAAAATGCACGTGTCGGGATTATTGGGACAGAAGGAACGATAAAAAATAAGATTTATGATCCTTTTATTGAAGAAGCTGGTTTCAACGTCGTTCATCCAACAAAAGATATCCAAGATAAAGTGAGTACGTTAATTTTTGATAAAATTAAACACTTAGATCAATTAGATCATGACTTATATCATGAAATACTTGATGATATGTTTAATGAACTAAACTGTGATGTCATAGTGTTAGGTTGTACAGAATTATCTATGATGGAAGACGCTGAAAATCAGATGAATGAGCATGTCATTGATCCACAAAATGTCTTAGCAGAAGAAACAGTGGCACTAGCTTTACAAAATAGAAAATAA
- a CDS encoding biotin--[acetyl-CoA-carboxylase] ligase: MSVKDKTLAMLENHRGEFFSGEKLAETIGVSRNAVWKAIKHLESEGYPIKAVKSKGYSLEESSDKLSLQGMLPFLDETIDSSLIQVCESIDSTNNLAKELAVSGAENGTVIIANEQTKGRGRYGKTFESPKDSGIYMSIILRPEEMPQIDPSLMTAYSAVVVSEVLEQLSGEKIGIKWVNDLFLNGKKVCGILTEAVSNLETGRLDWIVVGIGINVSTKSELFSKNVQSIATALFNNKNTIRNEIAANVINQFFLQASNMTQKNMMQQYREKSIVVGQLVSIVSGADSYVAQVEDIKDNGSLMIKLSNGETRELRFGEVSLKIK; the protein is encoded by the coding sequence ATGAGTGTAAAAGACAAAACATTAGCAATGTTAGAAAATCATCGGGGAGAGTTTTTCTCCGGTGAAAAACTAGCTGAAACAATAGGGGTATCTAGAAATGCCGTATGGAAAGCCATCAAGCACTTAGAAAGTGAAGGCTATCCAATTAAAGCCGTAAAAAGTAAAGGTTATTCGTTAGAGGAATCTAGTGATAAGTTATCTCTGCAGGGAATGTTACCTTTTCTTGATGAAACCATTGATTCTAGTTTGATTCAAGTTTGTGAGTCGATTGATTCGACAAACAACTTAGCAAAAGAATTAGCTGTGTCAGGAGCTGAAAATGGGACAGTGATTATTGCAAATGAACAAACAAAGGGTCGTGGAAGATACGGGAAAACATTTGAATCGCCAAAAGATTCAGGTATTTATATGAGTATCATACTAAGACCTGAAGAGATGCCACAGATTGATCCATCTCTTATGACAGCCTATTCAGCGGTTGTTGTCTCAGAAGTATTAGAACAATTATCCGGTGAAAAAATAGGTATAAAATGGGTTAATGATTTGTTTTTAAATGGAAAAAAAGTATGTGGTATCTTAACAGAGGCTGTTAGTAATTTAGAAACTGGACGTTTAGATTGGATTGTAGTCGGTATTGGTATTAATGTATCAACTAAATCTGAGCTATTTTCAAAAAACGTTCAATCTATTGCAACAGCCCTGTTTAATAATAAAAATACGATAAGAAATGAAATTGCTGCTAACGTTATCAATCAATTTTTCTTACAAGCTTCTAACATGACGCAAAAAAATATGATGCAACAGTATCGTGAAAAATCTATTGTAGTTGGTCAACTGGTTTCCATTGTGTCAGGAGCAGATTCTTATGTTGCTCAAGTGGAAGATATTAAAGATAATGGCTCTTTGATGATTAAATTGTCTAATGGGGAAACAAGAGAGTTGAGATTTGGTGAAGTGTCGTTAAAAATAAAATAG
- a CDS encoding biotin transporter BioY, with translation MTKFKPSDLTKIALFTAVIVVLSQISIPMPYGVPMTLQTFIIPLTGILLGKKSGTISTILYILLGLIGLPVFAGFSGGVAIVFGPTGGFILSFPIMAYIAGWFAERNNKAFLYIGLFLGAVINFLVGFIVFHFVTGSSLSVAFAATVLPFIPTTIIKVVVIGLISQKLRPLVKNKVLV, from the coding sequence ATGACAAAATTTAAACCATCTGATTTAACAAAAATCGCTTTATTTACTGCTGTGATAGTTGTTTTATCACAAATTAGTATTCCGATGCCGTATGGTGTTCCAATGACGTTGCAAACATTTATTATTCCATTAACGGGCATATTACTGGGAAAAAAATCAGGAACTATATCCACAATATTATATATTTTATTAGGATTAATTGGCTTGCCTGTTTTTGCGGGATTTTCTGGAGGAGTTGCTATTGTATTTGGTCCGACAGGAGGTTTTATTTTAAGTTTTCCAATTATGGCATATATTGCAGGTTGGTTTGCAGAACGAAATAATAAAGCATTTCTATATATAGGATTATTTTTAGGAGCTGTGATTAATTTCTTAGTAGGCTTTATTGTGTTTCATTTTGTGACGGGAAGTAGTTTATCTGTGGCTTTTGCAGCAACAGTGTTACCATTTATTCCAACGACTATTATAAAAGTTGTAGTCATTGGTTTAATATCACAAAAATTGAGACCATTAGTAAAAAATAAAGTATTAGTATAG
- a CDS encoding adenine phosphoribosyltransferase, translating into MNLKDYIASIPNYPQEGVIFRDISPLMGDGAAYQEATNQIVKYAKERGAEMVVGPEARGFIIGCPVAYELGIGFAPARKKGKLPRETIEVDYGLEYGKATLTLHKDAIKPGQKVIICDDLLATGGTIAATIELVEQLGGEVVGCAFLVELNELNGREKIKGYDILALMDF; encoded by the coding sequence ATGAACTTAAAAGATTATATTGCTAGTATCCCTAATTACCCTCAAGAAGGTGTTATCTTTAGAGATATTTCACCGTTAATGGGAGACGGAGCAGCTTATCAAGAAGCCACAAATCAAATCGTTAAGTATGCTAAAGAACGTGGAGCTGAAATGGTTGTTGGACCAGAAGCTCGTGGTTTTATTATTGGTTGTCCAGTTGCTTATGAACTAGGTATAGGGTTTGCACCAGCTCGTAAAAAAGGGAAATTACCTCGTGAAACCATTGAAGTAGACTATGGTTTAGAATACGGTAAAGCAACATTAACACTTCATAAAGATGCCATTAAACCTGGTCAAAAAGTGATTATTTGTGATGATTTATTGGCAACAGGTGGTACAATTGCAGCAACAATTGAATTAGTTGAGCAATTAGGTGGAGAAGTAGTTGGATGTGCTTTCTTAGTAGAATTAAACGAGTTAAATGGTAGAGAAAAAATTAAAGGTTATGATATTCTAGCATTAATGGATTTCTAG
- the greA gene encoding transcription elongation factor GreA yields MMEKVYPVTLEGKLKLEEELEMLKTVKRKEIVERIKIARSFGDLSENSEYESAKDEQAFVEGRITTLENMIRFAQIIDSDSADKDTVSLGRTITFVELPDGEEEEYTIVGSAEADPFEGKISNDSPIAKALLGHKLNDIVKIETPGGSMDVKIQKIS; encoded by the coding sequence ATTATGGAAAAAGTCTATCCTGTGACTTTAGAAGGTAAATTAAAATTAGAAGAAGAATTAGAAATGCTAAAAACAGTCAAACGTAAAGAGATTGTTGAACGTATCAAAATTGCAAGAAGTTTTGGTGATTTATCTGAAAACTCTGAATATGAATCAGCTAAAGATGAACAAGCCTTTGTAGAAGGCCGTATTACAACTTTAGAAAACATGATTCGCTTTGCACAAATTATTGATAGTGACAGTGCTGATAAAGATACAGTATCTTTAGGTAGAACTATAACGTTTGTTGAATTACCAGATGGTGAAGAAGAAGAATATACAATTGTTGGTAGTGCAGAAGCAGATCCATTTGAAGGAAAAATTTCAAATGATTCTCCAATTGCTAAAGCGTTATTAGGACATAAGTTAAATGATATTGTTAAAATTGAAACACCAGGTGGAAGTATGGATGTTAAAATACAAAAAATCTCTTAA
- the liaF gene encoding cell wall-active antibiotics response protein LiaF produces MRSSWRVFIVIESLLLLWALYQMFGNVPAIIFLTFALINLFYAVKKKRKTSFNQFQLIASIIIIVLSLLSSPAIWLALVLAIIYFGLIMGEISEVRLFNFAPWKKKQIKMIQTTSRNVRSGKRFKRPWIGSQRLGSDTYEWDDINFSVVIGDTIIDLGNTLLPKEDNVVIIRKGFGRTRILVPTGIGVMLEHSSMRGAVHFDQEVYHLNNESLKLYSEDYDESTRRLKIITNTLFGDLEVIRV; encoded by the coding sequence ATGCGTAGCTCATGGAGAGTATTTATTGTGATTGAGTCATTATTATTATTATGGGCTCTTTATCAGATGTTTGGAAACGTTCCAGCTATTATTTTCTTAACGTTTGCGTTAATTAATTTGTTTTATGCAGTAAAGAAAAAAAGAAAAACCTCCTTTAATCAATTTCAACTGATAGCCTCTATTATTATTATCGTGTTGTCTCTACTTAGTAGTCCAGCTATTTGGTTAGCTCTAGTGTTGGCTATTATTTATTTTGGTCTTATAATGGGAGAAATATCAGAAGTTAGATTATTTAATTTTGCTCCTTGGAAGAAGAAGCAGATTAAAATGATTCAAACAACTAGTCGTAATGTTAGATCAGGCAAACGATTTAAACGCCCTTGGATTGGCAGTCAGCGTCTTGGAAGTGATACGTATGAGTGGGATGATATTAATTTTTCAGTTGTTATTGGGGATACGATTATTGATTTGGGAAATACATTGCTACCTAAAGAAGACAATGTAGTTATTATCAGAAAAGGTTTTGGTCGTACTCGTATTTTAGTTCCAACTGGGATAGGTGTGATGTTAGAACATTCAAGTATGCGTGGGGCCGTTCATTTTGATCAAGAAGTCTATCATTTAAATAATGAATCCCTCAAGTTATATAGTGAAGACTATGATGAATCTACACGACGTTTAAAAATAATTACCAATACACTATTTGGAGATTTAGAGGTGATTCGTGTATGA
- a CDS encoding zinc ribbon domain-containing protein YjdM — translation METLPNCPECQSTYTYDDGLMYVCPECAHEWSKEEEKITEIVKKDAFGNPLVDGDSVTVIKDLKVKGASQPIKQGTKVKNIRLVEGDHDIDCKVDGFGPMKLKSEFVKKL, via the coding sequence GTGGAAACATTGCCAAATTGCCCAGAATGCCAATCAACTTACACATACGATGACGGACTAATGTACGTATGTCCTGAATGTGCACATGAATGGTCTAAAGAAGAAGAAAAAATAACAGAAATTGTAAAAAAAGATGCTTTCGGAAATCCGTTAGTAGATGGTGATTCAGTCACAGTTATCAAAGACTTAAAAGTAAAAGGCGCTAGTCAACCAATCAAACAAGGAACTAAAGTTAAAAATATTCGCTTAGTAGAAGGCGATCATGACATTGATTGTAAAGTTGATGGATTTGGACCAATGAAATTAAAATCTGAATTTGTTAAAAAACTATAA
- a CDS encoding alpha/beta hydrolase family protein has translation MKTITKESLFELNSLSQPISVGNIIFFMEHSINKESNQYESRIYSVNKQTKERRLWSGEETSISQLKVSPNKKWLSYVSKVGKNQHLKIQSLDGGSAYSLMQKDSFSDYIWNESSSAIYFIQTKSTDEKKEEKTLVQPKRWNKLIYKLDGAGLLDLNATYQLSKIMLATKEESILFETTDEINLTYVSKDESYVLLGRDKEPQDEWDYGSTLYKYDLSTKSLMNLTESLPKGSFYYGKMNPTEEDLLLVGNTFEYGFVTQNKLYHYNMKSGCLTCLTESLDEEVGDAIVGDFQQQVRGVDIDFLTSDTFIFPVTHHGKIVLYKGDFDGNFKKIYDEQNHLTDAYLTGNELIVTYSTLIEPSVLATLSLEDVTLKTVYNPNELILKDMILSTPQEFWYESEEDVSVQGWYVPPVSSEKQHPAVLYIHGGPQVCYGETFFHEMQYHAANGYGVIMLNPRGGQGYGQEFVSAILGDYGNKDYTDLMIGLDAVLTEHPEIDEKKLVVAGGSYGGFMTNWIVGHSKRFQAAVTQRSISNWISFYGTSDIGAFFVKYQLLTDLPNMDAMWKLSPLAYVEHAQTPLLVLHGEDDLRCPKEQGEQMYTAMKRFNVPTEMVVYPKSSHGLSRGGLPHLRLARLTDISSWFDKYLNNGETIK, from the coding sequence ATGAAAACAATAACGAAAGAAAGTTTATTTGAACTAAATAGTTTATCCCAACCTATTTCAGTGGGAAATATCATCTTTTTTATGGAGCATTCGATTAATAAAGAGAGTAATCAATACGAATCTCGTATTTATAGTGTAAATAAACAGACAAAAGAGCGTCGATTATGGAGTGGTGAGGAGACTTCAATTAGTCAGTTGAAAGTATCACCAAATAAAAAATGGCTAAGCTATGTGAGTAAAGTTGGCAAAAACCAACATTTAAAAATCCAATCACTAGATGGAGGTAGTGCCTATAGTTTGATGCAAAAAGATTCTTTTTCGGATTACATTTGGAATGAATCAAGTAGTGCGATTTATTTTATCCAAACGAAATCAACTGATGAAAAGAAAGAAGAAAAGACTTTAGTGCAACCAAAAAGATGGAATAAATTGATTTATAAATTAGATGGAGCTGGATTATTAGACTTAAACGCGACGTATCAATTAAGTAAAATAATGCTAGCAACGAAAGAAGAAAGCATCTTATTTGAAACCACTGATGAAATCAATTTAACCTATGTTTCTAAAGATGAAAGCTATGTGTTACTTGGACGAGATAAAGAACCACAAGATGAGTGGGATTATGGTAGTACATTGTATAAATATGATTTATCAACAAAATCTCTGATGAATTTAACAGAGTCATTGCCTAAAGGAAGTTTTTATTATGGTAAAATGAATCCTACTGAAGAAGATTTATTATTAGTTGGAAATACCTTTGAATATGGTTTTGTTACCCAAAATAAATTGTACCACTATAACATGAAAAGTGGTTGCTTAACCTGTTTAACTGAAAGCTTAGATGAAGAAGTAGGTGACGCTATTGTTGGAGATTTTCAACAACAAGTAAGGGGAGTCGATATTGACTTTTTAACTTCTGATACTTTTATTTTCCCCGTAACTCATCATGGAAAAATTGTGTTATACAAGGGTGATTTTGATGGTAATTTCAAAAAAATATATGATGAACAAAATCATCTAACAGATGCGTATTTAACAGGTAATGAACTAATTGTGACGTATTCAACGTTAATAGAGCCATCAGTTTTAGCGACTTTATCTTTAGAAGATGTCACATTAAAAACAGTATACAATCCAAATGAGTTAATTTTAAAAGATATGATATTATCAACACCACAAGAATTTTGGTACGAATCTGAGGAGGATGTATCCGTTCAGGGATGGTATGTGCCACCTGTATCAAGTGAAAAACAGCATCCAGCCGTTCTATATATTCATGGTGGTCCTCAAGTATGTTATGGTGAAACGTTCTTCCATGAAATGCAATACCATGCGGCAAATGGTTATGGCGTGATTATGTTAAACCCAAGAGGTGGACAAGGTTACGGCCAGGAATTTGTTAGTGCGATATTAGGAGATTATGGCAATAAAGACTATACGGATTTGATGATAGGATTAGATGCTGTGTTAACAGAACATCCTGAAATTGATGAGAAAAAATTAGTGGTTGCTGGTGGAAGTTATGGAGGCTTTATGACAAATTGGATTGTTGGCCATTCTAAACGATTTCAAGCGGCAGTGACACAACGTTCTATTTCTAACTGGATTAGTTTTTATGGGACAAGTGATATTGGAGCATTCTTTGTTAAGTATCAGTTATTGACGGACTTACCTAATATGGATGCTATGTGGAAATTATCACCATTAGCTTACGTAGAACATGCGCAAACACCTTTACTTGTTTTACATGGAGAAGACGATTTACGTTGTCCAAAAGAGCAAGGTGAACAAATGTATACAGCGATGAAACGTTTTAACGTGCCTACTGAAATGGTTGTGTATCCGAAATCGAGTCATGGTTTATCAAGAGGAGGATTACCTCATTTACGTTTAGCTCGTCTGACAGATATTTCATCATGGTTTGATAAGTATTTAAACAATGGAGAGACAATAAAATGA
- the recJ gene encoding single-stranded-DNA-specific exonuclease RecJ: protein MKQSQFKWEEQSLSEDQQQLMEVFKENKLSPIMSELLVKRGVSSLEEAQSFLTPTLAATHDPFLLYDMDKAVNRMQQAIEQGEKILIYGDYDADGITSTTVLKEAIELIGGEVEYYLPDRFVDGYGPNTEVYQYYINQGINLIVTVDNGVSGHEALMFAKEQGVDVIVTDHHELPAELPEAYAIIHPRHPLGEYPFKDLAGVGVAFKVATALLGEIPMESLDLVAIGTVADLVSLTGENRILVSSGLKILKQTERVGLHALAEIGNLDLANANEETIGFGIAPRLNAMGRLKSAMPAVELMTTFDDEEAMSIATDIQETNAERQALVKAITKDALEMVDAMGELPIYILYKEEWHEGVLGIVASHIVRQTQRPTIVLTKNNDTQLLKGSGRSIANIDLFQVLSQIKEQFVSFGGHHMAAGLSFEPDKLDKIKNDLIKIVSPLITDETKETLTIDARLELSDISVELIEELNQLSPFGTDNPSPHFLFEKNQVDGMKKIGADNNHLKGQLVQTTSQIDCIAFGKGDAIDELVTGESVDVVGKLSINEWNGFRKVQLMMEDYQVSGIQIFDMRGGKTNDFDQLSINPTYVIFNDETSAANIPTERLYHVKTKKDIEALTQIKEMVFVDCPYDLEVVSSLVSLCDIHRLYLWINVSTEHYLSGVPTREQFSKVFKLVQTQGSLDVRYKLTELSNYLQISKNHLIFIIKVFFDLGFVTIEDGLMSKVANPSAKALEESDVYQAYLHKIDMEKLFLYSNVADIRHWISQQEEDR, encoded by the coding sequence GTGAAACAATCTCAATTTAAATGGGAAGAGCAATCATTATCTGAAGACCAACAACAACTTATGGAAGTGTTTAAAGAAAATAAATTATCTCCAATTATGAGTGAATTATTAGTAAAACGTGGTGTATCAAGTTTAGAAGAAGCACAATCTTTTTTGACCCCTACATTAGCAGCTACACATGACCCTTTTTTGTTATACGATATGGACAAAGCGGTTAATCGTATGCAACAAGCTATCGAACAAGGTGAAAAAATCTTAATATATGGTGATTATGATGCAGATGGTATTACCAGTACAACAGTGTTAAAAGAAGCCATTGAATTGATTGGTGGAGAAGTAGAGTATTATTTACCAGATCGATTTGTTGATGGGTATGGACCTAATACAGAAGTCTATCAATATTATATTAATCAAGGAATTAATTTAATTGTGACAGTCGATAATGGTGTGAGTGGCCATGAAGCGTTGATGTTTGCAAAAGAGCAAGGAGTAGATGTGATTGTCACAGATCATCATGAGTTGCCAGCTGAATTACCTGAAGCATATGCGATTATTCATCCAAGACATCCGTTGGGAGAGTATCCATTTAAAGATTTAGCAGGAGTTGGTGTAGCATTTAAAGTTGCAACAGCCCTTTTAGGTGAAATCCCTATGGAAAGCTTAGATTTAGTGGCAATTGGAACAGTAGCTGATTTAGTTTCTTTAACTGGAGAAAATAGAATATTAGTTAGTTCCGGATTGAAAATATTAAAACAAACTGAGCGAGTTGGCTTGCATGCTTTAGCAGAAATTGGGAACTTAGATTTAGCTAATGCAAATGAAGAAACGATTGGATTTGGTATTGCCCCTAGATTAAATGCAATGGGACGATTAAAAAGTGCTATGCCAGCTGTAGAGTTAATGACAACATTTGATGATGAGGAGGCAATGAGTATTGCAACAGATATTCAAGAAACCAATGCTGAACGTCAAGCTTTAGTTAAAGCTATTACAAAAGATGCTTTAGAAATGGTTGACGCTATGGGCGAGTTGCCTATTTATATTTTGTATAAAGAAGAATGGCATGAAGGGGTACTAGGTATTGTTGCAAGCCACATTGTCAGACAAACACAACGACCAACCATTGTTTTAACGAAAAACAATGATACACAATTATTAAAAGGATCTGGAAGAAGTATTGCTAACATTGATTTATTTCAAGTTTTATCACAAATAAAAGAACAATTTGTGTCTTTTGGTGGACATCATATGGCAGCAGGACTATCATTTGAACCGGATAAATTAGATAAAATTAAGAATGATTTGATTAAGATAGTGTCTCCTTTAATAACGGATGAAACCAAAGAAACTTTAACAATTGATGCGAGACTTGAACTCTCAGATATTTCAGTTGAACTGATTGAGGAATTAAATCAGTTATCTCCTTTTGGAACAGATAACCCATCACCACATTTTTTATTTGAAAAAAATCAAGTGGATGGAATGAAAAAAATTGGGGCAGATAACAATCATCTAAAGGGACAGTTAGTTCAAACTACTAGTCAAATTGATTGTATTGCATTTGGAAAAGGGGATGCAATAGATGAACTAGTGACAGGTGAATCGGTTGATGTAGTAGGAAAGTTATCCATTAATGAGTGGAATGGATTTAGGAAAGTTCAATTAATGATGGAAGATTATCAGGTATCAGGCATTCAAATTTTTGATATGCGTGGTGGAAAAACCAATGATTTTGATCAGTTATCAATTAATCCTACCTATGTCATTTTTAATGATGAGACATCTGCAGCTAATATACCAACAGAACGTTTGTATCATGTTAAAACTAAAAAAGATATTGAGGCTTTAACACAAATTAAAGAAATGGTGTTTGTTGATTGTCCTTATGATTTAGAAGTAGTTTCATCTTTGGTTTCACTGTGTGACATTCATCGTTTGTACTTGTGGATAAATGTCTCGACAGAACATTATTTATCAGGCGTTCCAACACGAGAACAGTTTAGTAAAGTATTTAAATTGGTTCAAACGCAAGGAAGTCTAGATGTGCGTTATAAATTAACAGAGTTATCCAATTATCTACAAATATCTAAAAATCATTTAATTTTTATCATAAAAGTGTTTTTTGATTTAGGATTTGTTACAATAGAAGATGGTTTGATGAGTAAAGTTGCCAATCCTAGTGCTAAAGCTTTAGAAGAAAGCGACGTTTATCAAGCTTACTTACATAAAATTGACATGGAAAAACTATTTTTATATAGTAATGTAGCAGATATTCGTCATTGGATATCGCAACAGGAGGAAGACAGATGA
- a CDS encoding polysaccharide deacetylase family protein, with product MKKKILWFLVILLSVELIILGVKLFQPHNQLKTTKTTTSSSLVDVASQETTQTSEKNKHSDDIDTSNWITSDTTISFPILMYHSLTKSDDGNTLKLPPEEFKQHMEWLKEHDYYTLTPEEAYIVLTENKKPKENIVWVTLDDGYLNNFTEGFPILEDLKMNATINYITSKLDNQYYFHEDDMKKMTDSGFISIESHTVSHLDLNTLSDEQIHTELADSKTWMDTTLNQNTSVVCYPAGRYDERVEKEAENVGYKLALTTEPGYASKNDGLFALKRVRISPGYDKEAFGNYLLSAQ from the coding sequence ATGAAGAAAAAAATACTATGGTTTTTAGTTATCCTATTATCTGTTGAACTTATTATTTTGGGTGTAAAATTATTTCAACCACATAATCAACTAAAAACTACTAAAACAACCACATCTTCTAGTTTAGTTGATGTAGCAAGCCAAGAAACAACTCAGACATCTGAAAAGAACAAACATTCTGATGACATTGATACGTCTAATTGGATAACCAGCGATACAACTATTTCTTTTCCAATTTTAATGTATCATAGTTTAACTAAAAGTGATGATGGTAATACCTTGAAACTCCCACCTGAAGAATTTAAACAGCATATGGAATGGTTGAAAGAACATGATTATTATACGTTAACTCCTGAAGAAGCCTACATTGTATTAACAGAAAATAAAAAGCCAAAAGAAAATATCGTTTGGGTTACTTTAGATGATGGTTACTTAAATAATTTTACCGAAGGATTTCCAATATTAGAAGATTTAAAAATGAATGCGACTATTAATTACATCACCTCAAAACTAGATAATCAATATTATTTTCATGAAGATGATATGAAAAAAATGACTGATAGTGGCTTTATTTCAATCGAAAGTCATACTGTAAGCCATTTGGATTTAAACACATTAAGTGATGAACAAATTCATACAGAGCTAGCAGATTCTAAAACTTGGATGGATACTACTCTAAATCAGAATACATCAGTCGTGTGTTATCCAGCTGGTCGATATGATGAACGAGTTGAAAAAGAAGCAGAAAATGTGGGGTATAAATTAGCACTGACTACCGAACCTGGATATGCTAGTAAGAATGATGGCTTATTTGCCTTAAAACGTGTTAGAATTTCTCCCGGATATGACAAAGAAGCCTTTGGAAACTACTTACTATCAGCTCAATAA
- the mltG gene encoding endolytic transglycosylase MltG, whose translation MQSEDAEKEEPTNHTTNDTYKRSRERSSSRRQEQSYNGRKKENNMVKKIVLIIVAVLILTLSIAGFYAYQYFTSSLKPLDSSNQKLVQVEIPQGSSSKQIGQILEKNKIIKSGLVFSYYVKMNNKANFQAGYYQMSPSMTLEAITNSLEEGGTDEPVSLADAKITVPEGYSVDQIAELFSKETKLPKDDFLNVMKDEDFFNELVKKYPDLLTSAKEAKDVRYRLEGYLYPATYYYYKDVPIKDMVTQMVDKTNQVLAPYYDQIKEKKMTVQEVLTLASLVEKEGVTPDDRRKIAQVFLNRLAIDMPIQSDISILYAMDEHKVHLSEKDTQVDSPYNLYTNKGTGPGPFNNPSQQAIESVLNPEATDALYFLADVSTGKVYYAKTYDEHLANKKEYIDDKNN comes from the coding sequence ATGCAGTCAGAGGATGCAGAAAAAGAAGAACCAACCAATCACACAACAAATGATACCTATAAACGTAGTAGAGAAAGAAGTTCTAGTAGAAGGCAAGAACAAAGCTATAATGGACGTAAAAAAGAAAATAATATGGTAAAAAAAATTGTACTAATTATTGTAGCTGTTCTTATTTTGACATTATCTATTGCTGGATTTTATGCGTATCAATATTTTACATCTAGCCTAAAGCCTTTAGATAGTAGTAATCAAAAATTAGTCCAAGTGGAGATTCCTCAAGGTAGTAGTAGCAAGCAAATTGGTCAAATATTAGAAAAAAATAAAATCATTAAAAGTGGTTTAGTTTTCTCGTATTATGTCAAGATGAATAATAAAGCAAACTTCCAAGCAGGTTATTATCAAATGTCTCCAAGTATGACATTAGAAGCAATTACCAATAGTCTAGAAGAAGGTGGAACGGATGAGCCAGTATCGTTAGCAGATGCTAAAATCACAGTTCCTGAAGGATATTCTGTTGATCAAATTGCTGAATTATTTAGTAAAGAAACGAAATTACCTAAAGATGATTTCCTAAATGTCATGAAAGATGAGGATTTCTTTAATGAATTAGTTAAAAAATACCCTGATCTACTAACTAGTGCAAAAGAAGCTAAAGATGTCAGGTATCGTTTGGAGGGTTATTTATATCCTGCTACCTACTACTACTATAAAGATGTCCCGATTAAAGATATGGTAACGCAAATGGTTGATAAAACAAATCAAGTGTTAGCTCCGTATTATGATCAAATTAAAGAGAAAAAAATGACAGTACAAGAAGTATTAACACTTGCCTCTTTAGTTGAAAAAGAAGGTGTAACACCTGATGACCGACGTAAAATTGCTCAAGTCTTTTTAAATCGATTGGCAATCGATATGCCGATTCAATCTGATATATCGATTCTTTACGCGATGGATGAGCATAAAGTTCATCTATCTGAAAAAGATACACAAGTTGATTCACCATATAACTTGTATACTAATAAAGGGACTGGACCTGGGCCATTTAATAACCCTAGTCAACAAGCCATTGAATCTGTTCTAAATCCAGAAGCAACGGATGCTCTATATTTCTTAGCTGATGTATCAACGGGTAAAGTGTACTACGCTAAAACATATGATGAACATTTAGCGAATAAAAAAGAGTATATTGATGACAAAAATAATTAA